A window from Osmia lignaria lignaria isolate PbOS001 chromosome 8, iyOsmLign1, whole genome shotgun sequence encodes these proteins:
- the LOC117606784 gene encoding aminopeptidase N has protein sequence MSRGSISSWQDYGRRSSQGIPQFSGGPVEFMTSDGMEYKRGDGWFLSYTKIAGIVVVFVIGVVAAGFLGWYINSLPKKKPYDTLDLLNDEIEDIDSVSETLISPSVNPLKYRLQLTPIININSVSGIVGRVIIEFRVNDATSKLSLNARNISVENYKLLLLDPEKGKEAFRRRLDNDEAKYSSQENNRTLAVRAMYSVENDDLVTVSDNETTLFEKNTETSSINNDSFRYPNQNKDPNLSDSNSFSEIEITEYRIDDEKDIHTIHLANQLKEGIYFLEIDYQIVINENAFFITNCCSSEEERWFMGTKLKRSGARYLFPVFDDTLHKSIFSVSVIHFRESRVLSNMPLRTLRDTSNVSVVIDTFDESPPLSPHNLAFLMGHIESIGVTFAGNSDVVVTFWGESNRQSQGIYVFDKFNQAVTNLIDVFSMPYPLPKLDVVGLPSGIDENMANPGLIEMKQSLFYATENSSMALKTNALRVLVDLLEQQWTSEFTNANRTDAWIFEGSMIYFQQEIVRKIDSLSIDFFVGDIQSHSMEIDEYSISRPLHENVNHRSLHSLDDEYAKGACLIRMLHGAINDTAFRNGYKKLISRWKYNTTEVADFLNFMQEEASGLPSEMSLEEAMNSWIFQGGYPLITVIRNYEKGSAILYQEQFTLDRPLESISKFWHVPLDYIQEDGDWSSPTKIWFQSEPKIKLDNINLNESWILFNVNKTGYYRVHYDERNWKLLKMVLQDNHELFPPETRASLIDDVFSLAAVGLMKYEAVFDFIKYMQTKERHYLPWTVLMRHTFRLNRLLYETTAFSDFQVFMIKFVSPLYNEVGSSLKEGSQLPLVAVKMACMFEHPQCLNWSNNVFENIKNDTELYEIVPSHVRETFYCTVARYGTRREWSYFTERITLTEDEEEKKRLLSAYACFQAPWILQSILNEIVHEELFQEDEVAVILKSFPRNPAAAQAASRFVRANWHEITQRFPGSYSLLRTFVLSMINGVTTEQDLEDLQLFRENNYESMKGARYGAALVEANGNFGTLWLKSFLPEFEKLLKEEVIDEA, from the exons ATGAGCCGAGGATCTATTTCCAGTTGGCAGGATTATGGACGTAGAAGTT CTCAAGGCATACCACAATTCAGTGGCGGTCCGGTGGAATTTATGACTAGCGATGGCATGGAATACAAAAGGGGTGATGGTTGGTTCCTTTCGTACACAAAGATAGCAGGAATCGTCGTAGTGTTTGTTATAGGGGTTGTTGCCGCGGGATTTCTCGGATGGTACATTAATTCTTTACCAAAGAAAAAA CCTTATGACACCTTAGATCTATTGAACGATGAAATCGAAGACATAGACAGTGTTAGTGAAACTTTGATTTCGCCTTCGGTGAATCCTTTGAAATATCGTCTCCAATTGACGccgataattaatatcaatagtGTGTCAGGAATAGTGGGACGAGTGATTATTGAATTTCGAGTAAACGACGCAACAAGTAAACTATCTTTAAATGCCAGAAATATCTCAGtggaaaattataaattgttgTTGCTGGATCCTGAAAAAGGGAAGGAAGCATTCAGAAGAAGACTGGACAATGATGAAGCCAAGTACAGTAGTCAAGAAAACAATCGAACGCTTg CTGTTCGTGCCATGTATTCCGTAGAAAATGACGATTTAGTAACAGTATCAGACAATGAAACAACGTTGTTCGAAAAAAATACTGAAACTTCTTCGATAAATAATGATTCTTTTCGTTACCCTAATCAGAATAAAGATCCAAATCTCTCGGATAGCAACAGCTTCtcggaaattgaaattacaGAGTATAGAATAGACGATGAGAAAGATATTCACACGATTCACTTAGCAAATCAATTGAAAGAAGGAATTTATTTCTTAGAAATCGATTATCAAATTGTGATCAATGAAAAtgcattttttattacaaattgttGTTCATCCGAGGAAGAACG GTGGTTTATGGGAACAAAATTAAAACGATCAGGAGCTCGATACCTTTTTCCAGTGTTTGACGACACGTTGCATAAGTCAATATTTTCCGTGTCTGTGATACATTTCAGAGAATCGAGAGTCCTCTCGAATATGCCCCTTAGGACATTAAGAGATAC tTCAAATGTATCGGTGGTAATTGACACCTTTGACGAGTCTCCGCCACTCTCACCCCATAATCTGGCTTTTCTAATGGGTCACATCGAGTCGATAGGCGTGACATTCGCAGGAAATTCCGACGTGGTGGTTACATTTTGGGGTGAATCGAACAGACAGTCGCAAGGAATTTACGTTTTTGATAAATTCAATCAAGCTGTTACTAATTTAATTGACGTGTTCTCGATGCCATATCCTTTACCCAAGTTGGATGTGGTAGGTTTACCCTCAGGTATCGACGAAAATATGGCTAATCCAGGACTGATTGAAATGAA acaGTCGCTGTTTTATGCCACCGAAAATTCCTCAATGGCTCTAAAAACCAATGCTCTAAGGGTCCTCGTCGATTTGCTGGAACAGCAATGGACCAGCGAGTTCACGAACGCGAATCGAACAGATGCATGGATCTTCGAAGGATCGATGATCTACTTTCAACAGGAAATCGTTCGAAAG ATAGATTCGTTATCGATCGACTTCTTCGTTGGCGACATTCAATCGCATTCCATGGAGATCGATGAGTACAGCATCTCGAGACCTCTTCACGAAAACGTTAATCATCGATCGTTGCACTCGCTCGACGATGAGTATGCGAAAG GTGCATGTCTGATACGCATGTTGCATGGCGCGATAAACGATACAGCGTTTAGGAACGGCTACAAGAAACTGATAAGCAGGTG GAAATATAATACCACCGAGGTTGCTGATTTCTTGAACTTCATGCAAGAAGAAGCGAGTGGATTGCCTTCTGAAATGTCGTTGGAGGAAGCAATGAATTCTTGGATTTTTCAAGGTGGATACCCCTTAATCACTGTTATTAGAAATTATGAAAAAGGATCTGCCATTCTTTATCAG gagCAATTTACTTTGGACAGGCCACTGGAAAGTATTTCCAAATTTTGGCACGTCCCACTTGATTACATCCAAGAAGATGGAGACTGGTCGTCTCCCACAAAAATATGGTTTCAATCGGAACCAAAAATTAAGttagataatattaatttaaacgaATCATGGATCCTATTTAACGTAAACAAAACGG GCTATTACCGTGTCCATTACGACGAAAGAAATTGGAAGCTGTTGAAAATGGTGCTTCAAGATAACCATGAGCTGTTTCCTCCAGAAACTAGAGCATCACTTATAGATGACGTTTTCAGTTTGGCTGCGGTGGGCTTAATGAAATACGAAGCTGTAttcgattttattaaatatatgcaAACGAAGGAAAGGCATTATCTACCTTGGACTGTGCTGATGCGACATACCTTTAGATTGAACAGACTTCTGTACGAAACTACCGCCTTCAGTGACTTCCAG GTATTCATGATAAAATTCGTGTCACCATTGTACAATGAAGTGGGATCGTCGCTGAAAGAAGGTTCACAGCTACCATTGGTTGCTGTAAAAATGGCGTGCATGTTCGAGCATCCTCAGTGTCTAAACTGGTCGAATAATGTCTTTGAGAATATAAAGAATGACACTGAACTTTATGAAAT TGTTCCTTCGCATGTTCGTGAAACCTTCTATTGCACTGTTGCTCGTTACGGAACACGAAGGGAATGGAGTTATTTCACGGAAAGGATAACGTTAACGGAAGACGAAGAGGAGAAGAAACGATTGTTATCGGCGTATGCTTGTTTCCAAGCTCCGTGGATCTTACAATC CATTTTGAACGAAATCGTTCATGAAGAACTATTCCAAGAGGATGAAGTAGCAGTAATTTTAAAGTCGTTCCCTCGAAATCCAGCAGCAGCTCAAGCTGCGTCTCGATTCGTTCGTGCAAATTGGCATGAAATTACGCAAAG GTTTCCCGGATCTTATTCGTTGCTGAGAACTTTTGTGTTATCAATGATTAATGGTGTTACCACAGAACAAGATTTAGAAGAt ctTCAACTATTTAGGGAAAATAACTACGAAAGTATGAAAGGAGCAAGGTATGGAGCAGCACTTGTTGAAGCGAATGGAAATTTTGGGACGTTGTGGTTGAAAAGCTTTTTgcctgaatttgaaaaattattgaaagaaGAAGTCATCGATGAAGCTTAA